CGAACTTCTCGATGAAGTAAGCGGCAGTAAAGTAACCAGGCAACTGGGCGAGTGTCATGATAAGTACATACTCAAAGCTTTTGACCAAACTGAATCCTTTAAGTACCATAACTGTAGGTAGCCATAGAAACATGCCATAATACGAGAACACCACGGTAAACCATAAAATCCAAAGCATAATGGTAGAACGGCGGTACTCAGGTGACCATACTGTAGCGATCCGTTTCTTCAAGGATACAGGCGCCTTCTTAATCTCTGCAAACTTCGGTGAATCATCAATGGCGCGTCTTAAATATAAAGCGTATAGAGCAGGAACAGCACCGATACCAAAAGCTACACGCCAGCCATAATCAGGGATAACGAAGAATGCGATTAAAGCAGAAGCAATCCACCCGACAGCCCAAAAGCTCTCCAGCAGAACAACCGCACGACCTCTCTCCCGAGCTGGCATACTTTCAGAAACCAATGTTGAAGCGACAGGCAGCTCCCCGCCTAGTCCAAATCCAGCGATAAACCTAAGTACACAGAGTATAGCGAAGCCTGTAGCAAATGCCGATAATCCACTTGCAAACGAGAAAATAAGCAACGTCCACAACAGAATCGGTTTACGTCCAAAACGATCCGCTAAAATTCCAGCTGCCGCAGCACCCACAGCCATACCTACGGAGTTAATACTAGTCAATATTCCGATCTGCTCCGGTCCCAGGTTCCAATCCTTGGCTAAAGCTGCAACAACAAAAGAAATCATCCCGACGTCCATCGCGTCGA
The window above is part of the Paenibacillus sp. FSL K6-0276 genome. Proteins encoded here:
- a CDS encoding MFS transporter, whose protein sequence is MNQMTLLRNPKQRKLLFSAGLSWMFDAMDVGMISFVVAALAKDWNLGPEQIGILTSINSVGMAVGAAAAGILADRFGRKPILLWTLLIFSFASGLSAFATGFAILCVLRFIAGFGLGGELPVASTLVSESMPARERGRAVVLLESFWAVGWIASALIAFFVIPDYGWRVAFGIGAVPALYALYLRRAIDDSPKFAEIKKAPVSLKKRIATVWSPEYRRSTIMLWILWFTVVFSYYGMFLWLPTVMVLKGFSLVKSFEYVLIMTLAQLPGYFTAAYFIEKFGRKFVLVIYMLFTAVSAAWFGNATTEGMLMAAGICLSFFNLGAWGGMYAYTPELYPTSIRSTGAGLATSFGRIGGIIAPLLVGVLVGKSMAIGSIFMLFFVTIIIGALAVLFLGKETKGTELL